The Amycolatopsis sp. DG1A-15b genome window below encodes:
- a CDS encoding YafY family protein: MANTSSRALRLLSLLQTHRHWPGPELAGRLEVSERTLRRDIERLRDLGYPVQASRGTDGGYQLSPGAVLPPLLLDDEEAVALAVGMGDAAQSGIAGIEEAAVRALTKVVQVLPPGLRTRVDAVRAMTVSPASSGPIVASGTLTAVARACRDEERLRFGYTARGAAPAEREVEPHRLVAQGGRWYLVAYDLTRHDWRSFRLDRLTGPRPTGARFRPRELPAENAAAFVQTSTGAPAPHTVRVLVHAPEARVRQVVGQWGTVEPAGPDSCHLTMTSAGLDWPTQALGNIGADFEVLGPPEFAAHLHEWGSRFLRAAPAAG, translated from the coding sequence ATGGCGAACACCAGCTCCCGCGCCCTGCGACTGCTGTCGCTCCTGCAGACCCACCGGCACTGGCCGGGCCCCGAGCTGGCCGGCCGGCTCGAGGTCTCCGAACGCACCCTGCGCCGCGACATCGAGCGGCTGCGCGACCTCGGCTACCCGGTCCAGGCGTCGCGCGGCACCGACGGCGGCTACCAGCTGTCGCCGGGTGCCGTGCTGCCCCCGCTGCTCCTGGACGACGAAGAGGCGGTCGCGCTCGCGGTCGGCATGGGCGATGCCGCGCAGAGCGGAATCGCCGGCATCGAGGAAGCCGCCGTCCGCGCGCTCACCAAGGTCGTGCAGGTTCTCCCGCCGGGGCTGCGCACTCGAGTGGACGCGGTCCGGGCGATGACGGTTTCGCCGGCCTCGAGCGGGCCGATTGTCGCGTCCGGCACCCTCACCGCGGTCGCCCGCGCGTGCCGGGACGAGGAACGCCTCCGCTTCGGTTACACGGCAAGGGGTGCGGCGCCGGCCGAGCGCGAGGTCGAGCCCCACCGCCTGGTCGCCCAGGGCGGCCGCTGGTACCTGGTCGCCTACGACCTGACCCGCCACGACTGGCGCAGCTTCCGCCTCGACCGCCTGACCGGCCCCCGGCCGACCGGGGCCCGGTTCCGGCCGCGCGAGCTGCCGGCCGAGAACGCGGCGGCCTTCGTGCAGACCAGCACCGGCGCCCCGGCACCCCACACGGTCCGGGTCCTCGTGCACGCACCCGAGGCCCGGGTGCGCCAGGTCGTCGGCCAGTGGGGCACGGTCGAGCCCGCCGGGCCGGACAGCTGCCACCTCACGATGACCTCGGCCGGTCTGGACTGGCCGACCCAGGCGCTGGGCAACATCGGCGCCGACTTCGAGGTGCTCGGGCCCCCGGAGTTCGCGGCGCACCTGCACGAATGGGGCAGCCGGTTCCTCCGGGCGGCACCGGCGGCCGGCTGA
- a CDS encoding winged helix DNA-binding domain-containing protein — MTVLSSDALNRALLQRQFLLARTGDTPLAVLGRLVAMQAQEPNWPFVGLWSRIRDFDQAGLTTLLESRRVVRSGLLRSTQHLAAAGDFRRFRPLLQPVLDRTAGAAYFSRATAGLDTAELVAAGRRILGGQAMPRAELARRLAERYPGRDGRILAGLVELRTAVVHDPATAGWGAWGTRSSVSVTAVETGAPASARELVRRYLAAFGPAGVQDVQAWSGLTRLGEVVDSMRAELRCYRDPHGRELVDLPDAPLPGPDTPAPARLLPAFDNALLGHADRTRIISAEDRKRIMPGRALVRPAFLIDGRVHGSWALSGTQLRLTPFRPLPDADRAAVEAEARRLLPFVAAETVTFTD, encoded by the coding sequence GTGACCGTGCTGTCGTCCGACGCCCTGAACCGCGCTCTGCTGCAGCGGCAGTTCCTGCTGGCCCGAACCGGCGACACCCCGCTGGCGGTGCTCGGGCGGCTGGTCGCGATGCAGGCCCAGGAGCCGAACTGGCCGTTCGTCGGCCTGTGGAGCCGCATCCGGGACTTCGACCAGGCCGGGCTCACCACCCTGCTGGAGAGCCGCCGAGTCGTCCGATCGGGCCTGCTGCGCAGCACGCAGCACCTCGCCGCGGCCGGCGACTTCCGCCGGTTCCGGCCGCTGCTGCAACCGGTGCTCGACCGCACCGCGGGGGCGGCCTACTTCAGCCGCGCCACCGCGGGCCTGGACACCGCCGAGCTGGTGGCGGCCGGCCGGCGGATCCTCGGCGGCCAGGCGATGCCCCGCGCCGAGCTGGCCCGGCGGCTGGCGGAGCGCTACCCCGGCCGTGACGGACGGATCCTGGCCGGCCTGGTGGAACTGCGGACCGCGGTGGTCCACGACCCGGCCACCGCCGGCTGGGGCGCTTGGGGCACCCGGTCGTCCGTTTCGGTCACCGCCGTCGAGACCGGCGCGCCGGCGAGCGCCCGGGAGCTGGTCCGCCGGTACCTCGCCGCGTTCGGCCCGGCCGGTGTGCAGGACGTGCAGGCGTGGAGCGGGCTGACCCGGCTGGGCGAGGTCGTCGACAGCATGCGCGCCGAGCTGCGCTGCTACCGGGACCCGCACGGCCGGGAACTGGTGGACCTGCCCGATGCCCCGCTGCCCGGCCCCGACACGCCGGCGCCCGCCCGGTTGCTGCCGGCGTTCGACAACGCTCTGCTCGGCCACGCCGACCGGACGCGGATCATCTCCGCCGAGGACCGGAAGCGGATCATGCCCGGCCGCGCGCTGGTGCGGCCGGCGTTCCTGATCGACGGGCGGGTGCACGGCAGCTGGGCGCTGTCCGGCACGCAGCTGCGGCTGACGCCGTTCCGCCCGCTGCCGGACGCCGACCGGGCCGCCGTCGAGGCAGAGGCCCGCCGCCTGCTGCCGTTCGTGGCCGCGGAGACGGTGACCTTCACGGACTGA
- a CDS encoding TIGR01777 family oxidoreductase, which translates to MARVCRSVVPSAVEDVFAWHARPGAITRLTPPWQPVRVGAEAGSLRDGTAKLVLPGGVPWVAAHEADGYRPPHQFVDRLACPVLRWRHTHRFDAAGPGRTEVTDHVDTPVPEAFLRSMFAYRHRQLAADLAAHRRYRHDSLTVAVTGASGLVGTALTALLTTGGHQVVRLVRRPAEIPGERTWQPDAPAADLLAGVDAVVHLAGAPVAGRFDDRHRRAVGDSRIEPTRALAELAARTDGGPKVFVSASAVGYYGPDRGDELLSEESERGQGFLADVVTDWELATEPAPAAGLRVVRVRTGLVLSPRGGLLRLQYPLFAAGLGGPLGAGRQWMPWIGLDDLADVYLRALTDSVLSGPVNAVSPEPVRNAEYTRTLGTVLKRPTLLKVPSIGPRLLLGQDGARELAFAGQRVEPRRLTAAGHEFRHPRLADALGHLLGTAGDLIESAAGEPV; encoded by the coding sequence GTGGCCAGGGTCTGTCGCTCGGTCGTCCCGTCGGCGGTCGAAGACGTCTTCGCCTGGCACGCCCGGCCGGGGGCGATCACCCGGCTCACCCCGCCGTGGCAGCCGGTGCGCGTCGGCGCGGAGGCGGGCTCCCTGCGCGACGGCACGGCCAAGCTGGTCCTGCCCGGCGGCGTGCCGTGGGTGGCGGCGCACGAAGCGGACGGCTACCGGCCGCCGCACCAGTTCGTGGACCGGCTCGCCTGTCCCGTGCTGCGGTGGCGCCACACGCACCGGTTCGACGCGGCCGGCCCCGGCCGGACGGAGGTCACCGACCACGTCGACACCCCGGTGCCCGAGGCGTTCCTGCGCTCGATGTTCGCCTACCGGCACCGCCAGCTGGCCGCCGACCTGGCCGCGCACCGGCGCTACCGGCACGACTCGCTGACGGTCGCGGTGACCGGGGCGAGCGGTCTCGTCGGGACGGCGCTGACGGCCCTGCTGACCACCGGGGGACACCAGGTCGTCCGGCTGGTGCGGCGGCCCGCCGAGATCCCCGGCGAGCGGACGTGGCAGCCGGACGCACCCGCGGCGGACCTGCTCGCGGGCGTCGACGCGGTCGTGCACCTGGCCGGGGCCCCGGTCGCCGGCCGGTTCGACGACCGCCACCGCCGGGCCGTGGGCGACAGCCGGATCGAGCCGACGCGGGCGCTCGCGGAGCTGGCCGCGCGCACCGACGGCGGGCCGAAGGTGTTCGTCTCGGCGTCCGCGGTCGGCTACTACGGGCCGGACCGCGGCGACGAGCTCCTCAGCGAGGAAAGCGAGCGCGGACAAGGGTTTCTGGCCGACGTCGTCACCGACTGGGAATTGGCCACCGAACCGGCGCCGGCGGCGGGGCTGCGCGTGGTCCGGGTGCGCACCGGCCTGGTGCTGAGCCCGCGCGGCGGCCTGCTGCGGCTGCAGTACCCCCTGTTCGCCGCCGGGCTGGGCGGCCCGCTCGGCGCGGGACGGCAGTGGATGCCGTGGATCGGCCTCGACGACCTGGCCGACGTCTACCTGCGCGCCCTGACCGACTCCGTCCTCAGTGGACCGGTCAACGCGGTGAGCCCGGAACCGGTGCGCAACGCCGAATACACGCGCACGCTGGGCACCGTGCTCAAGCGGCCGACGCTGCTGAAGGTGCCGTCGATCGGTCCCCGGCTGCTCCTCGGCCAGGACGGCGCCCGCGAGCTCGCCTTCGCCGGCCAGCGCGTCGAACCCCGGCGGCTGACCGCGGCCGGCCACGAGTTCCGCCACCCCCGCCTCGCCGACGCCCTCGGTCACCTGCTCGGCACCGCCGGCGACCTGATCGAATCGGCCGCCGGAGAACCGGTATGA
- a CDS encoding MerR family transcriptional regulator gives MSRTPESRSLSSGEVARALGVSQVTLRTWEQRYGIGASDREENGRRRYTADDVDRLRRMRALQAQGTRARDAARLVLSRSAAETTVDRRRQRIAEAAELLDVAAVGDLVDDALASLGVAKSWTEVVAPVLRAIGARWAGTGDRDAMAAEWALAAAASAALDRLRAPAPARAGRGPALFVCGPAERHELPVKMLSAALGDDGAPAMFLGGPVSLDVLRVVAGRFAPSAVVVWSMTSPSADVRTLRTLHAEGVPVRPAGPGWRGLPTVGEPLPPSFADALAALGN, from the coding sequence GTGAGCAGAACACCGGAGTCGCGGTCCCTGAGTTCGGGGGAGGTCGCCCGCGCCCTCGGTGTCTCGCAGGTGACGCTGCGGACGTGGGAGCAGCGGTACGGCATCGGTGCCTCCGATCGCGAGGAGAACGGCCGCCGCCGGTACACCGCCGATGACGTCGATCGGCTGCGGCGGATGCGGGCGCTTCAGGCCCAGGGGACCCGGGCGCGCGATGCCGCCAGGTTGGTGCTGTCGCGGTCGGCGGCGGAAACGACCGTCGACCGGCGACGGCAGCGGATCGCCGAAGCTGCCGAACTGCTCGACGTGGCCGCCGTCGGCGACCTGGTCGACGACGCGCTCGCGAGCCTGGGCGTCGCCAAGTCGTGGACCGAGGTCGTGGCGCCGGTCCTGCGCGCCATCGGGGCGCGCTGGGCGGGCACGGGCGACCGCGACGCGATGGCCGCGGAGTGGGCGCTGGCCGCCGCGGCTTCGGCCGCGCTGGACCGGCTGCGGGCGCCGGCGCCCGCGCGGGCCGGCCGGGGTCCCGCGCTGTTCGTGTGCGGGCCGGCGGAGCGGCACGAACTGCCGGTCAAGATGCTCAGCGCGGCGCTGGGCGACGACGGCGCTCCGGCGATGTTCCTCGGCGGCCCGGTGTCGCTGGACGTCCTGCGGGTGGTGGCCGGCCGGTTCGCGCCGAGTGCGGTCGTCGTGTGGTCGATGACGTCGCCGTCGGCGGATGTGCGAACCTTGCGCACGCTGCACGCCGAGGGCGTTCCGGTGCGCCCGGCCGGCCCGGGCTGGCGCGGCCTGCCGACGGTCGGCGAGCCGCTGCCGCCGTCGTTCGCCGACGCCTTGGCAGCCTTGGGGAATTGA
- a CDS encoding DUF1206 domain-containing protein — MPELRVFSLLARIGLTCYAGVHLLVAWLAAQVALGDNERADKAGALQIVASEGGAWLLWLVAAGTGVLALWQLAEAVTGHRNAGPRRRWVRRTVSGVEVVLYGLVAYSAGKTAMGTSGKAGSVVASVLGRPWGAVAVIAAGVLVIVIAAWLAYRGARKKFLHDLDFGGASRTLRLSTTRLGQIGWCAVGITYATVGAMFVLAAVRYDPGKAAGLDPALKTLAVQPYGQVLLLALAVGIAVFGVFALLEARFRRL; from the coding sequence ATGCCCGAACTGAGAGTTTTCAGCCTGCTTGCCCGGATCGGGTTGACGTGCTATGCGGGGGTGCACCTCCTCGTCGCGTGGCTGGCCGCGCAGGTCGCGCTCGGCGACAACGAGCGGGCCGACAAGGCGGGGGCGCTGCAGATCGTCGCTTCCGAAGGCGGGGCTTGGCTGCTCTGGCTGGTTGCCGCCGGCACCGGGGTGCTGGCGCTGTGGCAGCTCGCCGAGGCGGTCACCGGCCACCGGAACGCCGGACCCCGGCGGCGATGGGTGCGGCGGACCGTCAGCGGTGTCGAAGTGGTGCTGTACGGCCTCGTCGCTTACAGCGCCGGCAAGACGGCGATGGGTACGTCCGGCAAGGCCGGGTCGGTGGTCGCGAGCGTGCTGGGCCGGCCGTGGGGCGCGGTCGCGGTGATCGCGGCGGGAGTCCTGGTCATCGTGATCGCGGCGTGGCTCGCCTACCGCGGGGCGCGGAAGAAGTTCCTCCACGACCTCGACTTCGGCGGCGCGTCCCGCACCCTCCGGCTCTCCACGACCCGGCTCGGCCAGATCGGCTGGTGCGCGGTGGGGATCACCTACGCCACGGTGGGGGCGATGTTCGTCCTGGCGGCCGTCCGCTACGACCCCGGCAAGGCCGCCGGCCTGGATCCCGCGTTGAAGACGCTGGCCGTGCAGCCGTACGGACAGGTCCTGCTGCTGGCGCTGGCGGTGGGGATCGCCGTGTTCGGGGTGTTCGCCTTGCTGGAGGCACGGTTCCGCCGACTGTGA
- a CDS encoding UBP-type zinc finger domain-containing protein: MQGVDPSVPPSGTGCADCEAADPQGWWFHLRRCAECGHIGCCDSSPGQHASGHAAASGHRVARSFEPGEEWFWDYGEEVLYESGPALAAPEHRPLTQAVPGPAGRVPEDWTQHLHQ; the protein is encoded by the coding sequence ATGCAAGGAGTGGATCCCTCGGTGCCGCCCAGTGGCACGGGGTGCGCGGACTGCGAGGCCGCCGACCCGCAAGGCTGGTGGTTCCACCTCCGGCGGTGCGCGGAATGCGGCCACATCGGGTGCTGCGATTCCTCGCCCGGGCAGCACGCCAGCGGCCACGCCGCCGCCAGCGGGCACCGGGTGGCCCGCAGCTTCGAGCCCGGCGAAGAGTGGTTCTGGGACTACGGCGAAGAGGTGCTGTACGAATCCGGCCCCGCGCTCGCCGCGCCCGAACACCGGCCGCTCACCCAGGCCGTGCCCGGCCCGGCCGGCCGGGTGCCCGAGGACTGGACCCAGCACCTGCACCAGTGA
- a CDS encoding glycoside hydrolase family 5 protein — translation MTSRATKLRSVFLAAALAVTASVSGLDPATAATPLNASQIVADMGAGWNLGNQLEASSNGVPSETAWGLPAVTPALIDKVKAAGFKTIRIPVSYLGNIGAGPNYPVNAAWLNRIQQVADYAYQRGLYVLINMHGDGYKTVSGSWLICDSGNQATIKAKYQKVWQQVAARFAGYDQHLVLESMNEEFDGQYGNPTQPCYSNINAYNQIFVDTVRKTGGNNSSRWLLVAGWNTNIDYTAGNYGFKLPTDQFRSSSVPAAEKRIMISVHYYSPWDFAGEENGNITQWGRGATNPSKKSTWGQEDYLDAQLKLVHDAFVAKGYPVVVGEYGAIDKSSFDSSSNRYRADFARAIVSTSKKYGATTVYWDNGNNGQYGFGLFDRKSYAVTHQGIIDAIMGGLAGR, via the coding sequence ATGACTTCGAGAGCAACGAAGCTCCGGTCCGTCTTCCTTGCCGCCGCACTGGCCGTCACCGCGAGCGTGTCCGGGCTCGATCCGGCCACGGCCGCCACTCCGCTGAATGCTTCGCAGATCGTCGCCGACATGGGCGCCGGGTGGAATCTGGGAAATCAACTGGAAGCCAGCAGCAACGGCGTGCCCAGTGAAACGGCGTGGGGACTGCCGGCCGTCACCCCCGCGCTCATCGACAAGGTCAAGGCGGCCGGGTTCAAGACCATCCGGATTCCCGTCTCCTACCTCGGCAACATCGGCGCCGGCCCGAACTACCCGGTCAACGCCGCCTGGCTGAACCGGATCCAGCAGGTCGCCGACTACGCCTACCAGCGCGGCCTGTACGTGCTGATCAACATGCACGGCGACGGCTACAAGACCGTCAGCGGCTCCTGGCTGATCTGCGATTCCGGCAACCAGGCCACCATCAAGGCCAAGTACCAGAAGGTCTGGCAGCAGGTCGCGGCCCGGTTCGCCGGCTACGACCAGCACCTGGTCCTGGAGTCCATGAACGAGGAGTTCGACGGCCAGTACGGCAACCCGACGCAGCCGTGCTACTCGAACATCAACGCCTACAACCAGATCTTCGTCGACACCGTGCGCAAGACCGGCGGGAACAACAGTTCACGCTGGCTGCTCGTCGCCGGCTGGAACACCAATATCGACTACACCGCCGGGAACTACGGATTCAAGCTGCCCACCGACCAGTTCCGCTCCTCGTCCGTCCCCGCCGCCGAAAAACGGATCATGATTTCCGTGCACTACTACAGCCCGTGGGACTTCGCCGGCGAAGAAAACGGCAACATCACCCAGTGGGGCCGGGGCGCGACCAATCCGTCGAAGAAATCGACCTGGGGACAGGAAGACTACCTCGACGCCCAGCTGAAACTGGTGCACGACGCCTTCGTCGCGAAGGGCTATCCGGTCGTCGTCGGCGAATACGGGGCCATCGACAAGTCCTCGTTCGATTCGTCAAGCAACCGGTACCGGGCCGACTTCGCGCGCGCCATCGTGTCGACGTCCAAGAAGTACGGCGCCACCACCGTCTACTGGGACAACGGCAACAACGGCCAGTACGGCTTCGGCCTGTTCGACCGGAAGTCCTACGCGGTGACCCACCAGGGCATCATCGACGCCATCATGGGCGGCCTCGCCGGTCGATGA
- a CDS encoding glycoside hydrolase family 9 protein translates to MRARKFRAGLVLLAVTALGLTAGSVPASAATYERLLNGTFAGGTIDPWWAGAGTTGKVTGGEFCTDVTGGTANGYDALVGQNGVPFETGQQYTLTFDAHATATQQISAVAGEAVSPYRQISRTDLTVTSATQHFTVPFTSTLDFPNAGNGQLAFWFGGQAANNTVCLDNISLIGGVIPPGGLPPTSGIRVNQESYTPGLPKHATVISGSATPLTWTLRNSAGTAVTTGQTRPRGADAASGENVHDIDFSAYDTAGTGYTLVVGSETSFPFDISADGLKKLRYDSLAFFYHQRSGIAIDARYVGATYARPAGHVNVAPNQGDNNVPCRSDLNCGYTLDVRGGWYDAGDQGKYVVNGGIATWELLDEYERALKLGDASALGDGKLAIPEQGNGVPDILDEARWEVDFLLSMQVPDGKPNAGMVHHKIHDAQWTSLPTRPDQDSQPRRLSPPSTAATLNMAAVAAQASRLWRTIDPAYSAKLLAAAEKAYAAAKANPNLLADPNDGTGGGTYSDNTVTDEFYWAAAELFATTGKSGYRTDVTGSSLYRGVSFNTHGFDWGSTGALGDITLALVPTDLPAADVAAIKSAITTTADSHLAQMAGMGYPAPYRTADGTYEWGSNGLVANNGVVLALAYDFTKQDKYRDGAFQAMDYLLGRNPANYSYVSGHGDQAVQNVHHRFWAHELDPSLPTAPPGALSGGPNSGLQDPTAARLLTGCAPQRCFVDDIQAYSVNEVAINWNSALAWLANWTAEKSPSAVDTTAPAAAGKPVVSAVSATGATVTWPASSDAESGIKSYDVVGVTGSARKVLATVTGTTATLTGLSPSTAYTLVVVARNGAGLTGPDSASTQFTTLPDASGGGCSVTYTATSWTGGFTAYVTVTNTGTTTWPTWALKFTFPGNQKVTQGWSATWAQSGAGVTATALPWNASVAPGKSVSIGFNGSYTGSNPPPTTFAVNGKTCSPVARSAN, encoded by the coding sequence ATGCGGGCAAGGAAATTCCGGGCTGGTCTGGTGTTACTGGCGGTGACGGCGCTCGGGCTGACGGCGGGTTCCGTGCCCGCGTCCGCCGCGACGTACGAGCGGCTGCTCAACGGCACCTTCGCCGGCGGCACCATCGACCCGTGGTGGGCCGGGGCCGGGACCACCGGCAAGGTCACCGGCGGGGAGTTCTGCACCGACGTCACCGGCGGCACGGCCAACGGCTACGACGCGCTGGTGGGCCAGAACGGCGTTCCCTTCGAGACGGGCCAGCAGTACACGCTGACGTTCGACGCGCACGCGACGGCCACCCAGCAGATCTCCGCCGTCGCGGGCGAGGCCGTCTCGCCCTACCGGCAGATCTCCCGGACCGACCTCACGGTCACGTCCGCCACCCAGCACTTCACCGTCCCCTTCACGTCCACTTTGGACTTTCCGAACGCGGGCAACGGCCAGCTGGCCTTCTGGTTCGGCGGCCAGGCCGCGAACAACACCGTCTGCCTGGACAACATCTCGCTGATCGGCGGCGTCATCCCGCCCGGCGGCCTGCCGCCGACGAGCGGCATCCGGGTGAACCAGGAAAGTTACACCCCCGGCCTGCCCAAGCACGCCACGGTGATCAGCGGCTCGGCGACGCCGCTGACGTGGACGCTGCGCAACTCCGCCGGCACCGCGGTGACCACCGGCCAGACCCGGCCCCGCGGCGCGGACGCCGCCTCCGGCGAGAACGTCCACGACATCGACTTCTCCGCCTACGACACCGCGGGCACCGGGTACACGCTCGTCGTCGGCTCCGAGACGAGTTTCCCGTTCGACATCTCCGCGGACGGGCTGAAGAAGCTGCGTTACGACTCGCTGGCGTTCTTCTACCACCAGCGCAGCGGCATCGCGATCGACGCCCGGTACGTCGGGGCGACCTACGCGCGCCCGGCGGGGCACGTCAACGTGGCGCCGAACCAGGGTGACAACAACGTGCCCTGCCGGTCGGACCTGAACTGCGGCTACACCCTCGACGTCCGCGGCGGCTGGTACGACGCCGGCGACCAGGGCAAGTACGTCGTCAACGGCGGCATCGCGACCTGGGAGCTGCTCGACGAGTACGAGCGCGCGCTGAAGCTGGGCGACGCGAGCGCGCTGGGCGACGGGAAGCTGGCCATCCCCGAACAGGGCAACGGCGTCCCCGACATCCTCGACGAAGCCCGCTGGGAAGTCGACTTCCTGCTCTCCATGCAGGTGCCCGACGGCAAGCCGAACGCGGGCATGGTGCACCACAAGATCCACGACGCGCAGTGGACCAGCCTGCCGACCCGGCCCGACCAGGACAGCCAGCCGCGCCGGCTCTCCCCGCCGAGCACGGCGGCCACGCTGAACATGGCCGCGGTCGCGGCGCAGGCGTCCCGGCTGTGGCGGACCATCGACCCGGCGTACTCGGCGAAGCTGCTCGCCGCGGCCGAGAAGGCGTACGCCGCGGCGAAGGCCAACCCGAACCTGCTCGCCGACCCGAACGACGGCACCGGCGGCGGGACCTACAGCGACAACACCGTCACCGACGAGTTCTACTGGGCGGCCGCGGAGCTCTTCGCGACGACCGGCAAGAGCGGGTACCGCACCGACGTCACCGGTTCGTCGCTCTACCGGGGCGTCAGCTTCAACACCCACGGCTTCGACTGGGGCTCGACGGGCGCGCTCGGCGACATCACCCTGGCCCTGGTGCCCACCGACCTGCCTGCGGCCGACGTCGCGGCGATCAAGTCGGCGATCACCACGACCGCCGACAGCCACCTGGCGCAGATGGCGGGCATGGGCTACCCCGCGCCCTACCGCACGGCCGACGGCACCTACGAGTGGGGATCCAACGGCCTGGTGGCCAACAACGGCGTCGTGCTCGCCCTGGCGTATGACTTCACCAAGCAGGACAAGTACCGCGACGGCGCGTTCCAGGCCATGGACTACCTGCTGGGCCGCAACCCCGCGAACTACTCCTACGTCTCCGGCCACGGTGACCAGGCGGTGCAGAACGTGCACCACCGGTTCTGGGCGCACGAGCTGGACCCGTCGCTGCCGACCGCGCCGCCCGGGGCGCTCTCCGGCGGGCCCAACAGCGGCCTGCAGGACCCGACCGCGGCCCGGCTGCTCACCGGCTGCGCACCCCAGCGCTGCTTCGTCGACGACATCCAGGCGTACTCGGTGAACGAGGTCGCCATCAACTGGAACTCGGCACTGGCCTGGCTGGCGAACTGGACCGCGGAGAAGTCGCCGTCCGCGGTCGACACGACCGCCCCGGCCGCCGCCGGCAAGCCCGTCGTCTCGGCGGTGTCCGCCACCGGCGCGACGGTGACCTGGCCGGCGTCCTCGGACGCGGAGAGCGGGATCAAGAGCTACGACGTCGTCGGCGTGACCGGCTCGGCCCGCAAGGTCCTCGCCACCGTCACCGGAACGACCGCGACCCTGACCGGGCTGTCGCCGTCGACGGCGTACACCCTGGTCGTGGTGGCTCGCAACGGCGCCGGCCTCACCGGGCCGGACTCGGCGTCGACGCAGTTCACGACGCTGCCGGACGCCTCGGGCGGCGGCTGCTCGGTGACCTACACGGCCACCTCGTGGACCGGCGGCTTCACGGCCTACGTCACGGTGACCAACACCGGGACGACGACGTGGCCGACGTGGGCGCTGAAGTTCACCTTCCCGGGCAACCAGAAGGTGACCCAGGGCTGGTCGGCGACGTGGGCGCAGTCCGGTGCGGGCGTCACCGCCACGGCGCTGCCCTGGAACGCTTCGGTGGCACCGGGCAAGTCGGTTTCGATCGGCTTCAACGGCAGCTACACGGGCAGCAACCCGCCTCCGACGACCTTCGCGGTGAACGGCAAGACCTGCTCGCCGGTCGCTCGATCGGCGAACTGA